GACGGGATCCAGCGACACGGGCGGGTCGGGGCTTGCCGGCTACAGGGTGTATCGCGGCGGAGTGCAGATCGCTACGACCACCGTAGCTTCCTACAGCAGCACCTCTCTGTCGGCCTCCACCGGCTACTCGTTCACCGTCGCGGCATATGACAATGCCGGAAACATCTCGGCTCCGAGCACCGCGGCGAGCGCCACCACGCCGGCCTGTGCAAACCTGCCACCTATCGCCTACGCCGGTCTTGACCAGACCACCAGCGTGGGGACAGCCGTCACCTTCAATGGCTCCGGCTCGTCGGATTCCGATGGAACGATCAGCTCTTATGCATGGGATTTCGGTGACGGAGCTTCGGGGACAGGCATCTCCGCTAGCCACGCCTACTCGACTTCCGGAACCAAGACAGTCACCTTGACCGTCACGGACAATTCCGGGGCCAGGGCCAGCGATACGGCATTTGTGACCGTCCAGACGGCGGCAAGCGGTCAACACTTGTGGTCGACGCGGCTCGGGGGCTCAACCCTGAGCGATTCGGTGATCGTCAATGCCGTCGTCGCCGACGCCAGCGGCAACGTATTCATCGCCGGTCAATTGGAAGGTAGAGTGACCGTCGGCGGGGCGGCTTTGAGCAGCACGGGCGACAAGGACATCTTCATCGCGAAGTACTCTTCTTCGGGAGCTTACCAGTGGTCCAGGAGCTTCGGGTCCACCGGTAGCGACATTGGCTACGGCATCGGGGTGGACAGCAGCGGCAACGTTGTCGTCATCGGCCAATTCTCGGGGACCGTAGATTTCGGCGGAGGCGGCCTGACGAGTGCCGGTGGAACCGACATCTTCCTCGCCAAGTACTCCTCCTCGGGAGCTCACCTGTGGTCCAAGCGCTTTGGCGGCACGGGCAACGAGGTGGGCTATGGGATCGCGGTAGCGGGCAACGGAGACATGGCTCTGACGGGATACTTCGGGTATTTCGGCGACGCCACCACCGACTTCGGCGGCGGACGGTTGACCAGCGTTGGCGGACAGGACATCTTCGTTGCGAAGTTCTCCGCTTCGGGCGATCACGTGTGGTCCAGGGCCATGGGTGGAACCGGTCAGGACACGGGGTTCAGCGTCGGGATGGATAGCGGTGGCAACGTCGTCGTGACCGGCTACTTCCAAAACGCTGTGAACTTCGGGGGCGGCTCGCTGACCAGCACGGGCGGTACCGACATTTTCCTGATGAAGTATTCGGCGTCGGGGACGCATGTCTGGTCCAAGCGCTTCGGTGGCGCGAGCGATGATCGAGGCACAGGGATCGCGGTGGCCGGAACCGGAGAAGTCGTGGTGACCGGGTACTTCAACGCGACGGCCGACTTCGGTGGTGGAGCACAGGTCAGCACCGGAGGCAGCGACATCTTTCTCGCCAAGTACTCGAGCGACGGCGCCCACGCCTGGTCCAAGGTTTTCGGAACGACTTACGGGTATGGAGATGTCTCTCGTGGAGTCGCGCTGGATGCCTCCGGCAACATCGCGTTGACGGGAAGCATCCTGGGGCCCGTGGATTTCGGCGGGGGACCCCTGGCCGAGACGGGAAGCTACGACATTTTCGCCGCGAAGTTCTCAGCCTCCGGCGCGCACCTGTGGTCGAAGCGCTTCGGGGTTCTCTATGACGATCATGGAGACGCCATTGCCATGGATGCAGGAGGCAACATCATCGCGGTGGGAGACTTCTTCCAAGGAGTCGATTTCGGCGGAGGCCAGCTGCTGAGCCCGGGGAATATCGACGGCTACCTGGTGAAATTCGGGCCCTGAGACTTTCCAGGCCATCCGAGCCTGGCTCGCACGATCAAGGGGCGTCCTCTCAAGGGGCGCCCCTTTTCATTTGGGCAAAAAAAGGGGCGCCCGATAAGTTGGGCGCCCGATTGCGCTCGTCCTTCAGGGGCGCACCGCGTGTCCGCGGTGCGCCCCCTGGGACTTTTCCTTCTACTGCCTACCGGACCCTTTGCCAGGTCCGGTCACACCTGTCCCCCCCGTTAGGGGCAGCAATCAATCGAACAGGACTGGCAGGTTTCGGCCGTGCCCGTTACGCCGGGATCGCACACCCCATCACCACACTCGGGGTTGCAAGAATCCCCGACCGGCGGATGGAGCTGGAAGTTTCCTTCCCTGATGAAGTGCGACACCCGGTACGCGACCGGCGAGCTCGGATCCGCGCTGCAGTGGATCTCGATCTCATACGCGTCAGGGCATTCCGAGCAGGTCTGTGCCTGGCACAGTGGATGCAGAGCCGTCTTCACAGGATCTGCCACTGAGTCGATCAGGCACTCATTGCCCAACTCGCAGTTGTTGATTTCAACTACACCATTGGGCTCCTTACTGGCGCAGGACTCGTCCATCTTACAGGCCCCCACAGGCTTCTGGAAGATGCCCGCAGGCTCGCCGAAGTCACTGACGTGGGCCTTGTAGTAGTGGAGCGTCCCGTTGACCTTGTTGCTCCATGCCACCGGCTGATTCGCACCGCAGGCACCGAAGAAGGGGATCGGGATGTCCTTGCTCTTGTCCTTGTTGTTGTGGAACACACCGGTGCCTTCCCAGTAGATCTGCTTGAAGGGCGCCGGCCGTGCCTGCACGCACCAGCCGGGGTCGGAGCACTGGACGCTGGAAATGAACGCCTCGTTCGGCGCTGCAGCCGTACCCGAATGGAAGGCAAAGCTTCCACTCTTCACGCTGCCACTATCGTCCGGCCCGCTGTGGTGGTTGTGCTCCCAATCGCCCCACGGACAGTGGGAATTCCGTCCGGGGTCGTTCGGGCAATCGTCGTTGGTCGCGCAAGAGTCGCCGCCATTCAACCCACCCGTGCACTTGCCGTCTACGCACTTGCCCTTCGGCGGCAAGTCGCAGCAACCGGACTCGTTCGGGGCGCCGATCTGACCGCCCGTCGTGTAGACCTTGCCGTTCTCATCGAACTCGGCGTCCACGACATCGTAATTGTGTCCACCGGTCATGCGGCAGGATCCCGGAGCGAGGCAGGCCACGTTGGCCGTGTCCGTGCAGTCAGAGCCCGGCTGAGTACAGGCGTTCTCTTGGGAGGCCTGACAGATGGCGGAAGAGATGGTGGCCGTATTGATGCCCGCCACCTCGGTGCAGAGGCACGACGTGCCAGCTGGGTTGCCGCCTGTGCAATTGGGTGCCGTGAAGAAACCTGTCGTCTGCTTGCAGATGGTCTGACCCGGGTTGATCGTCCCGTAGTCGAGGTTCACGGTCCCGAGAACCGGATCATTAACCTTGACGCCGTTTCCGTTGAGGACCTGCAGACCCGTGTTTTGCACGCAGATCTTGTAAACCACACAGGCGGCCTGATCGACCGTAACGTTATCCGAGAAAGGTCCATCCGGATTGCCGTCACACGCAGTTCCACCGCCGATGCCGTCGTCCGGTGCCACGGTCTTGTCGATGACCACCGAACAGCGCAGGGGAGGCGTGCAGTTATTCTGGCAGCTATCGGTGTCGACGTTGTTGCCGTCGTCGCACTGCTCGCCGCCGTTGACGATGCCATCGCCGCAGAAGGTGCAGGCGGCAGGCTGCCCGCAGGGGCCGGGGCGGCATGGGCCGTGGGTGGCAGGAGCATTGCCCGGGAAGGTGTTGGTGTCGCAGGTCTCCCCGCAGCCCGAATTGTTGATGACGTTATCGCCGCAGATAGGCGGTGTGCAGCTGTTATTGCAGGCGTCGGTATCCACCCCGTTGCCGTCGTCGCACTGCTCGCCGTCGTTCACGATGCCGTCACCGCACACCGTGCAGTCGCCGCGGCAGGTATTGCCATTGTTGCCGGCAGGCGTCCCGGGAGGATCGCAGGTCTCATTCGGTGTGTTGCCCACGATACTGTCGCCGCAGATCGGCAAGAGGCAGTTGTTCCGGCAGGTGTCGGTGTCGACGTTGTTGCCGTCGTCGCACTGCTCGCCGCCATTGACGATGCCGTCACCGCAGAACGTGCAGCTGGTCGTGCCGCATTCACCGCCCGTCCGGCAGGCCCCGTGGCTGGAGGGAGCGTTGGCCGGGAAGGCGCTGGTGTCGCAGGTCTCGCAGGTCTGGTTGATGGTGCCATCGCCGCAAATCTTGACCTGGACCGACACCGTCCGGTTGATGTTCACTACGTCGATATCGCTGTCCGGAATGTCATGCAGCGTCCCGGCCCCGGTCACACCGGCCGTGGCCAGAGTAACTCCGGGGTTCACGGTGACGGTGCAAGGAACGACGCACAGGTTGACCGGCGCGAAAGGCACCAGGAAATCGGCGTTGGACGCACAGACCGTCGAAGCCCCCGTGGGGGTTCCGTCCGCCGCCGGACAGTGAAACGTGATCGTGGCACCGGTGACATCGCAAGCCGTCGGGGAATCGTTCCTGGCCACGACGGTGTAGGTCACGGTCTCACCGCTGACGATAGACGTCTTGTCCTTCAAGAGGCTTACGTCGAGCTGGTTCCCGGTACAACCCGCTGGGTTCTGGTGTGCCCATGCGGCCTGTCCGCCGATCAGGGCCACCATTCCAACCAACAGGCCCGCGAGCAGTCGGCTCGTACGCTTAAATGCGGTCCCATTCCTTCGACAGCTTGGTTCTCCTCTTGCCATTTTTAACACCCCCGTTTGTACCCGTTGATATTAAATAATCGGCTCACGAATACGCGACGTACGGTTTCGTACCCCCTCCTCCTCCTTTCTTCACTGACGGTGCCGAGGCCATCCCACCTGGTTTTCAAGAACCCTTCCGGGTTGACCAGATAAACGGCGCAGTCAGGAGTTCTGCTTCCGCGATGGCGATTCACCTCGGGTGGTCTGGAACGAGACCGGATAACGATTCACGATCTCAGCAATAGCTACCGGAACCATGACTCGGCGAAACGAAAGCAATCTGTGATGATCGTTTTTGGAAACGAGACAACGCGAGAGGGAAGAAGCGCATAGCACGGTGAGTACCTGATCGGCAAAGCGACACCACGTCCCTGAACAAAACCCAGATTTCAGCGAAAAGAATGAGCGCACTCTATGCTTAAAATGGGCGCCCAGTCAAGATAATCCGGGATTTGGTCGCAGAATCTTTTTGAGAGGCTTTGGCTACGATTCCCAGCTCCCCTGATGGTCGAGGAGGGCGGCCGGGAGTCCCATTTTCAAAACTGTAATAGCGGGGAAGCCTCGTCAGCCTTAATGAACCGGCCGCCATGAATTCCCTCCGAATTATTCGGCTTTTCATGACTGTTTTGGTAATTCCTGCGACGCGACCTGCCGTGCCGACCCGCCAGACCGCGATTTCTTACAAGTTTGCAACTTCCTCCATGAAGATCCCGGCTGGTCCCGGCTCGTTTTGGAGCCGCCCTCAGCAACCGTCGGGGCGGGTCGTTCGCCTGACCCGCAGCGTAGGGGCCTTCTCTCCTGCGAAAAACGACACGAAGTCACGGTCGGAGATTGAGAATTTCCGTGAAACGCTTGTCGCTTCGCAATGAACGGCGATGCCGGTGAGCGCGCCCAAGGACAGAGAGCGCTCGCCGTCGACCGCGATGAATTCGAGATCCGTGACCACGCTGCCCCAAGCGCGGAGAGCCACCTCTACATTGAAAGTGTGGAGGTTCGGTCCGGACTCCATCTCGGTGTCCCGCGTGAACGAGACGCCTTCGAGCGCGATGCCATCCCAGGCGATCCCGCCGGGGTTCGGCGTGCGCCAGGTGCCTCCCGGAAGCGAGCCGTTGAAGGCGCCAAGGTCAGCTTGGATCGTGATGGCTTTTGGATCGCGCAGGAATCCCGCATCGAAGGCCCGGACGTCGGCCACGGCCACGGCCACGGGACACAGCGCTTGGGCCGTTGCGGATTGCGTGCCCGCCATGAGGAGACCGCAAGCCAGCATCACGAATACTCCTGGGTTCGAAACACGTGCGAGCATCGGTCCTCCTCCTTGCGATGACGTCACCTACATGAAGTTACGCGTGTGCAGCGCGGAAAGCGCCTCGGCCTCGTCGACAGGGAAGCCCAACTTCTCGAGGCGCTGGCGGCGTCCGAGGTCCATCTCCTTCCGAAGTGCCACGACCCGGTCGTGCCCCGTCCCAAGATCTTCAATCTCCCACGAACCCGCCGCGAGGAGTACCAGCGCATCGAAGACTTCCTCGTTCAGCCCGTCGGTGTTCCGCAGCGCCTCGTGACGGCGCTCGACGGCGGCGGCAAGGCGTGGGCGCAGCCCCGGGTCCAGTCCCATGTGACGGCGCAGATGCGCCAGGCCGAAGGCCACATGGCGGGCCTCGTCCTGCGCCGCGAGGCGGCAAACCTCACGCGTGACCGGATCGGGGGCGCTCTCGTGCAGAAACCACAGCAGCGACAGAAAGGACCCTTCGCCGAGGACGGAGAGCAGGAAGAACGCCAGCGCGAAGTCGGGTTCCTCGAGGAGCGTCTTCAACGATTCCTGGCCGCCGACCGTCGAGAGGCCCATGTCCTTCCGCACGAGCAGGGCGCGGCGAGTGAAGCACTCGATGTGGCGCGCCTCGTCGGCCGCCTGAATCGCCAGCAGCTGCAAGACCTCGCGGAAGTGAGGATGGATCTTTGCGAGGAAGCTTGCGGGCACGATGAGCGCCGCGGTCTCGTTCTCGACGAGAAAGGTCATCACCTGGACGACGGCGTCTTCGATTTCCGGCGGGTGCGTGATGGGCGCGGTCCAATCGACTGCCGTGGCGGGATCCCACTGCGCCGCCGCGGCCTGCGCATAGAGCGCGGCCGCTTCGTCCGCCCAGACGACATCCTTGTCGGACAACGGAAAATCGAAGGCAGGGCCGCCGGCCTCGACCTTCGCGCCGCGCGCCGCGAGACCCCAGCGCGCCGGCGGCTTGTCGACCACACCGCCCGGCAGCGTGCGGTCAGGAGCCCCCGCGGACTCGGCTCCTTTCCAGCGTCCGGTCTCGGCCGAACCCCGCACGATGCGCGCGGCCGGCCCGGACCCCTGGCCGTCGGGAAACAGCGTGATCTCATGTCCCTGCGCCCTGCACCAGGCGCGCAGGTGAACCGCAAGGTCCTGGTGCGATCCGAACACGTCGAGTGGCGCCCCCACGGGGATCTGCCGCAACGCGTGCTTCAAGAGAAGATGTGCGCCACGATCGAGACCCAGGGCGCCGAGCTCGATTCCCGGGATACCGGTCATTGCGTTGCTCCCGCCTCCATGCGCTCGAGCCAGGCATCGAGGGTGCCGAACGCGTCGACCGCGCGATTCAGCTGCGCGTAGCCGTTCACGCGCCCGGGCAACCACTGCTTCAATCCCTCCATGTCGAGCAGCGCGCGAACGGCGGGGTCATCGTACGACATGGCGAGCAGCAGCTCGGTGAACCGGGCGAGCGGCGGAGTGGGAACACCGTCCAGCACCGTGAAGTTGCAGTGATCGTAAGGGGCGGTCTGCGCGAGGATCCGTGTCGATCCCGCCGGCAGCGTCCCTTCCTGGGTGAAAGCGAGATGGTTTCCGTCGATCATGCAGGCGGCGTCCGCCTTGCCGGCGATCAGGGCGCGGGCCGCATCGCGCTCGCCGCCGATGTGATCGCCATGCTTGCCGACGAGGAAATCGTGGCCCAGGACCCTCAAGTCCACCCCTGGCTTCAATCCGGCCTTGGCGATCGCAAGGAGCGGGATGAGCGTCGCCTGAGGCGAGTCCGATGCTCCGACGGCGACCGTCCTTCCCGCCAGGTCGGAAAACGTCCGGATCGGCGCATCCGCCCGAACGACCACCACAGACGTCAGGTCGCGATCGGTGTCGCGCATCGCGACGGCGGTGGCCTTGCGCCCTCGCGCTCGTGCAGCCCGCTCCGCCTCGATCCAGGCAAGCGGTGAGTTCCAGGCGACCTGAACCTCGCCCGTGAGCTGTCCCTCGACCTGCCGCTCATAGTTGGAATACAGGACGAAGTCGAACGAAAGCCCGCGCTCGACGAAATACTGCTTGAACCCTTCCCAGATCGTCACGACCTTCGGGTCGTAGGCGACCGCGCCGAGGATCAATGTTTCCACGCCCCCTCCTGCCCCGCTAGAAAAGCGGGAGTCCGCAGACGGCCTTTCCAATGAAGTCGTAAAGCTGGTCGGTCGTCGGCGCCATGACATTGGCCGCCTGTGCGTCGCGAAAATAGCGCTCGACGCCGACGTCCTTGCGGAACGCGGCGCCGCCGCACACGCGCATCGCGGCCGCGACCACGTCGAGCGCGGTTTCTCCCGCCGCCGCCTTGCACTCGAGGACGCGCAGCATCGCATCCTGCCGACCGGTCTCGACCGCCTCGATCGAGTCGAGCAACAGCGCCCGTGACATGTCGGTTCGCACGCGCATGCGCGCGATGGTGGCGCGGATCGTTGGCAGGTCCGCCAGCGATGCGTCCACGTGGGTATACCGGCACCCTGACGCGTGCGCCGCCGTGCGGGTCGTAGCCGCTTCCATCAACCCCACGGAGAACGCGGCGTTCATCAAGTTGAAGTAGGGGAGGACCGTTTCCATCATGAGCGCGAAACCTGCGCCGTCGTCGCCGAGGCGCTGCGCCTCTTCGATCGCGACCTGCTTTGCCGTCACCGGGCGAGAGTCGTTTCCGCGCAGCCCCAGTCCGTTGTACGGGCGCGGCACCGCGAGCCCCGTGGCATTCGCCGGGACGAGCCACAGCGTGCTCAGCCCCTCGGCATCGACCGGCCGGCTCGACCAGACGTAGGCGGTCGCCTGTCCGGCCGAGGTGACCCAGCTCTTCTCCGCGTCGAGCACCACACGCCCGCCGGCGGCCTTCGCCGTGCTCGTTGGCACCCAGAAATTGCTGCGCGAGCCGGACTCGGAAAATGCGAGGGTGCTCAGGTGCTTGCCCTTCGCGATGTCTCGGCGCACCGGATCCGGGCCGTACTTCTCGATCACCGCGGCCCCGGCGTAATGCATGGCGAGGACCATCGCGGTGGATCCGCACTCCTGAGCCACGCGCTGGATCGCGGCTGCCGCAGCGCCCGGCCCGTAGCCCAGCCCTCCAACCTCGCGCGCGCTAATCAGGCCGTAGAGACCGGCCGCCGCGATCGCCTCCATGGCGGCCTGCGGGAACGCGCCGTCGCGGTCGACCTCCTCGGCGTGGTCGGCGACGACTCCTGTGGAGATCGTATCGAGCTTTTTCTGAATCTCGGGGTCGAGCTTGACCATCGCTTCCGCTCCACGGGCCGAGCGCCTTCACCGCAGGCGCTGGCTCGAGCGGGCGATCAGCGTCTGCGGCGGGACAGCCGGCGGCAGGGCCTGAGTCCCTCAGGCCGTTGGCTGGATCAGGTCTTCTTCAGTTCGATCCACATGCCTTTCATCTCATGCCTGAAGCGCAATACATCGGGGGCAGCCAGTTTACACGAAGGCGCGAGTAAAAAAAGGGGCGCACCGCGAATAAGCGGTGCGCCCCTAATCTACGGCCTACCGGACTCTCTGCGATAGCCCGGTCGACGCCTGTCAGCCAATCATGGGCAACAATCTGCCGGACAGGACTGGCAAGTCTCGGCCGTACCGGTTGCCCCTGGATCGCACACCCCATCGCCACACTGCGGGTTGCACGAATCCCCGACCGACGGATGAAGCTGGAAGTTCCCTTCCCGGATGAAATGCGAGACCCGGTAGGCGACCGGCGAGCTCGGATCCTCCGTGCAGTGGATCTCGATCTCATACGCGTCAGGGCAGTCGGAACAGGTCTGTGCCAGGCAGAGTGGATGCAGCGCCGTCTTCACAGGATCGGCCACTGAATCGACCAGGCACACATCACCCAACTCGCAGTCGTTGATTTCAACTACGCCATTGGGCTCCTTACTGGTGCAGGACTCATCCATCCTGCAGGCCCCCACGGGCTTCTGGAAGATGCCCGCAGGCTCGCCGAAATCACTGACGTGGGCCTTGTAGTAGTGGAGTGTTCCGCCGTCCTTGCTGTACGGTACAGGCTGATTCGCACCGCACGCCCTGAAATTGGGAAGCGGAACATCCTTACCCTTGATCCTCTCGTTGTGGAAAACACCGGTGCCTTCCCAGAAGATCTGCTTGAAGGGGGCCGGCCGTGCCTGCACGCACCAGCCGGGGTCGGCGCACAGGACGCTCTTGATGAACGCATCATCCGGCGAAGCAGCCGTACCCGAATGGAACGCAAAGGCTCCACCCCTCAAGCTGCCACTGTCGTCCGGCCCGCTGTGGTGGTTGTGCTCCCAATCGCCCCACGGACAGTGAGAATTCCGTCCGGGGTCGTTCGGGCAATCGCTGTTGGTCGAGCACGTGTCGCCACCATTCGCCCCACCCGTGCACTTGCCTGCGACGCATTTGCCCTTCGGCGGCAGGTCGCAGCAGCCACTCTCGTTCGGTGCGCCGATCTGACCGCCCGTCGTGTAAACCTTGCCGTTCTCATTGAACTGGGCGTCCACGACATCGAAGTTGTGTCCGCCGGTCATGCGGCAGGTTCCCGGCCCGAGGCAGGCCACAATGGCCGTGTCCGAGCAGTCGGAGCCTGGCTGGCTACAGGCGTCCTGGTTGTTCGCTTGGCAGATGGCGGAAGTGATTGTGGCGGTATTGACGCCCGCCACGTCCGAGCAGAGGCACGACGTACCCGCCGGATTGCCACCCGTGCAATCTGGCGCGGTGATGACACCCGGCGCCAGCTTGCAGACGGGAGGCGCACCGACTGCGATCGTCCCAAATTCGAAATTCACGGTTCCGAGAACCGGATCGCTGACCTTTACACCGTTTCCATCGAGAACCTGCTGACCCGTGTTGGTCACGCAGATCTGGTAAACGACACAGGTCTTCTGGTCGACGGTAACGGCCTCCACAAAAGGCCCATCGGCCGTGCCGTCACAGGCCGTCCCGCCACCGCTGCCGTCATCCGGTGCCACGGTCTTGGCGATGACCACGGAACATCCCGGCAGCGTGCAGTTGTTCCGGCAGCCGTCGGTATCCACGCCGTTGCCGTCGTCGCACTGCTCGCCGGCATCCACGTGATTGTCGCCGCACACCGTGCAGTTGTTGCGGCAGTTGTTGCCATTGCCGCCGGCGGGCGTCCCGGGAGGATCGCAGGTCTCGCCCGGCGTGTTTCCGACGATCCCGTCACCGCACTCTAGGAATGTGCAGCTGTTGCTGCAGCTGTCGGTGTCGACCGCGTTGCCGTCGTCGCACTGCTCGCCGTCGTTGACGATGCCGTCCCCGCAGAACGTGCAGGCGGCAGGCTGCCCGCAGGGGCCGGGGCGGCACGGGCCGTGGGTGGCGGGAGCAGTGCCCGGGAAGGTGTTGGTGTCACAGGTCTCCCCGCATCCCGAATTGTTGATCAGGCCATCGCCGCAGCTTGGTAGCGTGCAGTTGTTCCGGCAGCCGTCGGTATCCACCCCGTTGCCGTCGTCGCACTGCTCGCCGTCATCCACGTGGTTGTCGCCGCACACCGTGCAGTTGTCGCGGCAGTTGTTGCCATTGTTGCCGGCGGGAGCTCCCGGAGGATCGCAGGTTTCACCCGGCGAGTTTCCGACGATCCCGTCGCCGCAGCTTGGCAGGGTGCAGCTGTTCCGGCAGCCGTCGGTATCCACCGCGTTGCCGTCGTCGCACTGCTCGTCGCCGTTGACGATGCCGTCCCCGCAGAACGTGCAGCCCGGGGTTCCGCAGGGTCCTGTCCGGCACACGCCGTGGGTCCCCGGGGCGCTGGCCGGGAAGGCGTTGCCGTCGCACTTCTCGCACTCCTCGTTGATGAGCCCGTCACCGCAGCTTGGCAGCGTGCAGTCATTACGGCAGCCATCCGTGTCGACGTGGTTGCCGTCGTCACACTGCTCGCCGTCGTTGACGAGGTTATCGCCGCAGTAGGTGCACTGAGCTTCGCCGAGGGGCCGGCACACGTTCGTGTTTCCCGGAGGTGTCGCCGGCGTGGACCCGGGTGGGTCGCAGGTCTCACCCGGTGTGTTTCCAAGGATGCTGTCGCCGCAGGTCGGGAGAGTGCAGTTGTTCCGGCAGCCGTCGGTATCCACGCCGTTGCCGTCGTCGCACATCTCCCCGGTTTGCTGGACACCGTCACCGCACACCGTGCAGTCTTCGCGGCAGTTGTT
This window of the Candidatus Polarisedimenticolia bacterium genome carries:
- a CDS encoding PKD domain-containing protein, with translation TGSSDTGGSGLAGYRVYRGGVQIATTTVASYSSTSLSASTGYSFTVAAYDNAGNISAPSTAASATTPACANLPPIAYAGLDQTTSVGTAVTFNGSGSSDSDGTISSYAWDFGDGASGTGISASHAYSTSGTKTVTLTVTDNSGARASDTAFVTVQTAASGQHLWSTRLGGSTLSDSVIVNAVVADASGNVFIAGQLEGRVTVGGAALSSTGDKDIFIAKYSSSGAYQWSRSFGSTGSDIGYGIGVDSSGNVVVIGQFSGTVDFGGGGLTSAGGTDIFLAKYSSSGAHLWSKRFGGTGNEVGYGIAVAGNGDMALTGYFGYFGDATTDFGGGRLTSVGGQDIFVAKFSASGDHVWSRAMGGTGQDTGFSVGMDSGGNVVVTGYFQNAVNFGGGSLTSTGGTDIFLMKYSASGTHVWSKRFGGASDDRGTGIAVAGTGEVVVTGYFNATADFGGGAQVSTGGSDIFLAKYSSDGAHAWSKVFGTTYGYGDVSRGVALDASGNIALTGSILGPVDFGGGPLAETGSYDIFAAKFSASGAHLWSKRFGVLYDDHGDAIAMDAGGNIIAVGDFFQGVDFGGGQLLSPGNIDGYLVKFGP
- a CDS encoding DUF4215 domain-containing protein, with the translated sequence MVALIGGQAAWAHQNPAGCTGNQLDVSLLKDKTSIVSGETVTYTVVARNDSPTACDVTGATITFHCPAADGTPTGASTVCASNADFLVPFAPVNLCVVPCTVTVNPGVTLATAGVTGAGTLHDIPDSDIDVVNINRTVSVQVKICGDGTINQTCETCDTSAFPANAPSSHGACRTGGECGTTSCTFCGDGIVNGGEQCDDGNNVDTDTCRNNCLLPICGDSIVGNTPNETCDPPGTPAGNNGNTCRGDCTVCGDGIVNDGEQCDDGNGVDTDACNNSCTPPICGDNVINNSGCGETCDTNTFPGNAPATHGPCRPGPCGQPAACTFCGDGIVNGGEQCDDGNNVDTDSCQNNCTPPLRCSVVIDKTVAPDDGIGGGTACDGNPDGPFSDNVTVDQAACVVYKICVQNTGLQVLNGNGVKVNDPVLGTVNLDYGTINPGQTICKQTTGFFTAPNCTGGNPAGTSCLCTEVAGINTATISSAICQASQENACTQPGSDCTDTANVACLAPGSCRMTGGHNYDVVDAEFDENGKVYTTGGQIGAPNESGCCDLPPKGKCVDGKCTGGLNGGDSCATNDDCPNDPGRNSHCPWGDWEHNHHSGPDDSGSVKSGSFAFHSGTAAAPNEAFISSVQCSDPGWCVQARPAPFKQIYWEGTGVFHNNKDKSKDIPIPFFGACGANQPVAWSNKVNGTLHYYKAHVSDFGEPAGIFQKPVGACKMDESCASKEPNGVVEINNCELGNECLIDSVADPVKTALHPLCQAQTCSECPDAYEIEIHCSADPSSPVAYRVSHFIREGNFQLHPPVGDSCNPECGDGVCDPGVTGTAETCQSCSIDCCP
- a CDS encoding ferritin-like domain-containing protein, translating into MTGIPGIELGALGLDRGAHLLLKHALRQIPVGAPLDVFGSHQDLAVHLRAWCRAQGHEITLFPDGQGSGPAARIVRGSAETGRWKGAESAGAPDRTLPGGVVDKPPARWGLAARGAKVEAGGPAFDFPLSDKDVVWADEAAALYAQAAAAQWDPATAVDWTAPITHPPEIEDAVVQVMTFLVENETAALIVPASFLAKIHPHFREVLQLLAIQAADEARHIECFTRRALLVRKDMGLSTVGGQESLKTLLEEPDFALAFFLLSVLGEGSFLSLLWFLHESAPDPVTREVCRLAAQDEARHVAFGLAHLRRHMGLDPGLRPRLAAAVERRHEALRNTDGLNEEVFDALVLLAAGSWEIEDLGTGHDRVVALRKEMDLGRRQRLEKLGFPVDEAEALSALHTRNFM
- a CDS encoding PhnD/SsuA/transferrin family substrate-binding protein → METLILGAVAYDPKVVTIWEGFKQYFVERGLSFDFVLYSNYERQVEGQLTGEVQVAWNSPLAWIEAERAARARGRKATAVAMRDTDRDLTSVVVVRADAPIRTFSDLAGRTVAVGASDSPQATLIPLLAIAKAGLKPGVDLRVLGHDFLVGKHGDHIGGERDAARALIAGKADAACMIDGNHLAFTQEGTLPAGSTRILAQTAPYDHCNFTVLDGVPTPPLARFTELLLAMSYDDPAVRALLDMEGLKQWLPGRVNGYAQLNRAVDAFGTLDAWLERMEAGATQ
- a CDS encoding acyl-CoA dehydrogenase family protein; this translates as MVKLDPEIQKKLDTISTGVVADHAEEVDRDGAFPQAAMEAIAAAGLYGLISAREVGGLGYGPGAAAAAIQRVAQECGSTAMVLAMHYAGAAVIEKYGPDPVRRDIAKGKHLSTLAFSESGSRSNFWVPTSTAKAAGGRVVLDAEKSWVTSAGQATAYVWSSRPVDAEGLSTLWLVPANATGLAVPRPYNGLGLRGNDSRPVTAKQVAIEEAQRLGDDGAGFALMMETVLPYFNLMNAAFSVGLMEAATTRTAAHASGCRYTHVDASLADLPTIRATIARMRVRTDMSRALLLDSIEAVETGRQDAMLRVLECKAAAGETALDVVAAAMRVCGGAAFRKDVGVERYFRDAQAANVMAPTTDQLYDFIGKAVCGLPLF